A window of Quercus robur chromosome 12, dhQueRobu3.1, whole genome shotgun sequence genomic DNA:
GTGTAAGTTGTTTGTCAATAATTTAATTGGAGGTCAAAGGTACAAACGTTCCTCGTCTAGCCTGTTAACCATAGAAGAATGGGAGAATGGAAGTCTGCGGTCCTTCGTTACTTATTTCAATAGGGAAGCCTTGACAGTGGACGAGATGGACGACAAGTTATTGTTGGCGGCCTTCCATAATGGAGTCACAAAATTTATGAGAAAAAGCCTCAAACCATGGCCGAACTCGTCTATTCggcccaaaattttatgaatgcagaatACGCAATTATagccaagaaaaggaaaagagccGAGAGAATGGAAACTGATCGTCCGTGTCATTCAAAACAAGgtcctcgtccaaagaagggatgGACGGGAGAAAAGAAAGACTGAGACAATAAGACAGGCCCACCGATATGGAATCAGCGGTATACGCCCTTAAACATGCCGCTTGAATAGGTTCTTATGCAAATTAAGGACGATCCTTCTTTGAAGTGGCTggagaaaatgaagggagatcccaacaaGCGCATTAGGAATAAGTATTGTCATTTCCACAGGGACCATGAGCATGACACAGACGAATGCTACGCATTGAAGCGGTAGATTGAAAATCTCATCAAGTAaggaaaattgagaaatttccTTAGACGAGATCACAAGGACGAGAAGTTAAAGGGGAAGGTAGAAGAGTTATCATAGGAAGAAACTCGACAGGGCAATCTTCCAAGTCCAGAATGATGTACCTTAAGGTAGTGCAGAATGTACAACTCTCTGGACAGTCACTAAGGACGAGGACAACGGACGAATAGGCTGTAACATTCACAGACGAGGATGTTGAAAGAGTTCACCACCCCCATGACAATGCCATCGTCATCACTTTACTTATTGCAGACTATACGACCAGAAGGGTGTTGATGGACAATGGAAGTTCTGTAGACATCTTGTATTACCCAGCATTTCAGCAAATGAGACTTGGACTCGATCAACTTCGTCCAGTGAATTCGCCTTTAGTAGGGTTTGAAGGAATGAAAGTGCACCCTGTAGGCACTATTACATTGTCTGTGGTGGTGGGGGCATACCCGCAATAGGTAACCAAGAACGTGAATTTCCTTGTGGTAGACTGTTTGTGCTCCTATAATGCCATAATTGGAAGACCAGCTTTAAACAGTTGGAAAGTAGTTATGTCTACTTATCACCTGTCAGTCAAGTTTTCTATGGAGTATGGAGTAGGATAGGTACAGGGAGACCAACTAGCAGCGAGAGAGTGCTACTTGGCCATGTTGGCCAAGGACGATCAGGTTCAGACGATGaacattgaagaaagaagagttATGGCAGAGCCCACTGAAGCATTAGAAAATATTTCCTCAGTCGAGAATAACCCTGAGAGGTGTACCAAGGTTGGAGCGGATTTAGAAGAAAAGACTAAGCAATATCTCGTTCGTTTCTTGAAAAAGAGTATTGATGTGTTCGCTTGGAGTCATGAGGATATGTCAggtatagaccctagtgtcattTCCTACCGTCTAAATGTATGTCCTTCCATTAAGTCTGTACGACAGAAGAAAAGAGTGTTTGTTCCTGAGAGAGAAATTGCCATTAACAAAGAGGTTCAGAAGCTGACTGGAGCAAATTTTATTCAAGAGGTTTATTATCTagattggttggccaatgtagtaatggtcaagaaGGCTAATGGCAAATGGAGGATATGTGTGGACTTCATCGATCTAAACAAagcctgccccaaggatagctatcAATTGCCGCGTATTTATCAGTTGGTAGACTCGACTGCAGGTCATAGATTGCTATgtttcatggatgctttctccgGATACAATTAGATAAAGATGGACAAGGCagaccaagagaagacatcATTTATCACCAGTCAAGGCTTGTTttgttacaaggtgatgcccttcgggcTAAAGAATACAGGGGCAACATATCAAAGGTTGGTTAACCATATGTTTTGTCCACAGTTTAGACAAAATGTAGAAGTCTATGTAGACGATATGCTAGTGAAGAGTCTAGACGAGGAGAAGCACTTGGACGACCTATAAGAAACCGTTGATATGCTTAGGCAATACAACATGAAGTTAAATCCCAGCAAATGCACTTTCGGAGTTTCATTAGGAAAATTCCTTGGATTCATGGTTTCACATAGGGGGATCGAGGCAAATCCTGATAAAATTTAAGTGATCTTGGACATGAAGCCTCCGCGGAGTATCAAAGAAGTTCAATCTCTTACCGGACGAGTTGTTGCCCTCATCAagtttgtctctaaagctactgacaaatgtttaccattttttaaggttcttaAAAAGGCGTTTGAATGGATGGACGAGTGTCAGAAATCTTTTCAAGACCTGAAGACGTACCTCACTGCTACTCCTTTGCTGAGTCCATCTGTGCTGGTAGAGGAGTTGTATTTATACTTGACAGTGACTCCACATGCTGTAAGCTCAGCATTGATCCGAGAAGAAGGAAAGGTTCAGAAGCCTGTGTACTATATAAGTCGAGTGCTTAGGGGAGTGGAAGGACGATACCCGCTGATAGAAAAGTTGGCTTTTGCACTAATAACAACTTCCAGGAAGTTGAGACATTATTTCCAAGCTCATTTCATCAATGTCATGCCGGACCATCCCctcaagaaggcaatgaacaagtTGGAAACCGCAGGACAACTGATCTAATGGGCTGTTGAACttagtgagtttgacatcaggTACCAACCAAGGAACGCAGtaaaagctcaagccctagcagATTTCATTGCGAAATTCACTCCAAGTTATGATGACTAATGCGAGATGGAAGATAGTAAGAAGTGGGTCACAAGGTTCATCTACAGTATCAAACAACCAACAGTGAAGTTGAGTATGAAACCTTTCTTAAAGGGCTGCAATTGGCTAAGTCTGTGGAAGTAGAATTAGTACTTATCGTGGGAAACTCTCAATTGGTCATAAGCCAAGTAAATGGGACATATGAAACCAAGGAAGAACAAATGAGGAAATAACTTAATAGGGTGGTACGTCTTCTGAAGAAGTTTAAGAAAGCTGATTTTGTTtaaatcccaagggaagagaacATGGAAGCAGACACCTTGGCAAAGGAAGCCTCAGCGAACGAAGCAATGGATGAGTTTGATGAAATTCAATATATGCCGAGCATAGATTTTTCGGAAGTACAGCAGATAGAAAACAAAGGAAATTGGATGACTCCAATACTGACATACCTTAAAGACGGGAAGCTTCCAGAAGAGAAGGACGAGGCCAGAAAGGTTAGGGTTAGATTAGCCAAGTACGTCTTTATAGACAAGGTACTATACAAAAGGGGCTTTTCTGAACCTTATTTAAGGTGTTTAGCCCTGGACGAGGCAAATTATGTATTGAGAGAGATTCATGAAGAAGCATGTGGTAATCACTCAGGAGCCAAAGTATTGGTTCACAAGGTCGTCCGTgcaggatattactggccaactaTTCAAGCAAACGCAAAGGCTTATATCAAGGTGTGTGACCATTTTCAACGCTTTAACAATATTCCCCAGCAACCATCAGAGTATCTCACCCCAATGATGGCCccatggccatttgcacaatagGGGTTAAATATCTTGGGCCCTTTTCCACTTGGAACAAGGCAGATGAAATTCTTGGTAGTTGGAATTGACTATTTCACTAAGTTGGTGGAACCAGAACCCTTAGCTAAGATCACGCAACAGAAAGTCAAGAACTTCATCTGGAAAAATATTGTGTGCAGGTTTGGAGTGCCCAGAGTACTAATATCAGACAACGGACTACAGTTTGATAACACACTTTTCAAAGACTTCTGCGAACACTTCGGCATTCAAAATTATTCCTCACCCGCCCACTCCCAAGCAAACGGTCAAGCAGAAGTAGCAAACCGATCCttattgaaaatcatcaagactcgacTTGAATGGGTAAAAGGCGTATGGCCAGACGAGCTACCAGGTGTTCTGTGGGCCTACAGGACAACAGTGAAAACCCCCATGGGGGAAACTTCTTTTAAGCTAGCCTATGGAAGTGAAGCAGTGATACCTGTAGAAGTACATATGGCCAATTACAGAGTAATGAAGTATCAAGACGAAGGTAATAAGGTACAACTCTGCCTTAACCTTGATCTAATAGACAAGGTGAGGATAGACACAAAGCAAAGGACAGCAAGGTATAAGAACCTCATGGCCAAACAATATGATGCAATGGTAAAACTTAGGCGTTTCAACATAGGAGACCTCGTCTTAAAAAGGGTCTCCTTGGCAACCAAGAACCCAGCTCATGGGAAATTGGGACCCAATTAAGAGGGACCTTCCAAGATTATCAATTGCAAAGGGCAAGGGTTCTACTATCTGGAAACCTTGGACGGGAGGAAATTGGAACATCCTTGGAGTGTTGAACACCTAAGGAGGTATTATCAGTAAAATATCAGCCTAGACAAGCATTGTCTTGGACGAGACCTAGACGAGCcagagtttatttttctttttgttgcatGTGTTGTTAACattatatattatgttttaaCTCCTTGAGAGTCTAGTAGTTTTAAATTAACTATGGACGAAGTCATGAACTTCGATGTTTGTATGAATAAGGCGCTAGCTTCTAAGCATGTGCCATACTTATGGACGATGTTTATATTATGAATGtggtttgaattttcaaatacatGTGATGTATAAATCTTACCTCCATAATTTCATACACTAAAAGGCTAAGGCCTAAGACGGGTAAATTCTCCGGACGCAGGGATGTAACGTCTATAAGCTTTCCTTAATGAGGATAAAGCAAAGTGAAATAAAGGTGTATTCATTTAATCAATGGACGAGGAAAAGCCTAATATTTGTCCAATTAATGGACGAGAGAAAAACGTgcactcaaaagaaaaaatccataAAGGAATTTGATTAACCAATCCAGTCTTTGGACGAGTGAAAACTAGCAACTTACCTCAATACGAGCAAAGAATTGTCCAACCTATGGATGAGGGACAATGCTGAACATGAACGAATTCTTATCATGGACGAGCCAAGGTTGAGATCAATACCCTGGATCCCAAAAAAGTTCGCCCATGCAACATATTTagtaaacaaaagaaaaatgaaggaaacAAACTGTCATTCGTTAAAGAAAAGGGTGGACAACCTACATCCAAAAACTCTTATATAAAGTAAATATTAACAACTGTTTGAGAAACTCGTCCTAAAACGATGGACGAGATAAACGTACTTGAGTTACATTTAGTGGTCCAAAAcaatggaccaaaaaaaaaaaaaaaagaagagaaatgaaaatataaaagcTTTGTCCTCATAGGGGGGCATCAGCATTAGGGTCGTCTTGGTTAGGTTGGGTGCTAGCATCGTCCTCAATGTTGACATTTTCTGAGCTTGTCTAAAGGAGGGAGCTTGTAGCCGCACCACCAAGGTTGAGTTTGATGGAGCTAAAGTCAACTTCAAGGAAGTTTTCCGTAGCGTCCATCCTGAAATCTTCAAACCCAGCCACATAGTTGGTATCTAGCAAGTCAGTGTATTGCTTGGACGCCTTGAACTCTGCAACTGCGTCTCCCTTTGCTTTTTCAAGAAGGGCACTCAACTCGTCATTCCTCTTTTGGAGGTGATCAAGACGAGTATCCTTCTCTATAATATCAATCTTTAGTTCCTCAACATGGTTTTGCAGCTCCTTAGCTTCTTCCTTGGCCTTAGCCGCCACCTCAACCCACTTTTTGCACTCATCCTTAACCTCCTAGATCCTCGTCTGCAACAGGATCCTCATCTTGTCCAGCTCTGTTACCTACTTGGACGCGTCAATGAACTTGGACATTGcctacataaattaaaattttgttagacGAAATACATTACTGATAGCAacgaagtttaaaaaaaataaaaaaagtaaaaaattaaagaattgcATACCTTGAAAAGGTCATGAACACCAGAGTGctcaaaatccttcaaagaCATGTCATAACATGCCATCACATACTCATCTGTCACAACCTTCTCAAACCTTTCCCAAGCTAAATCCTCATTTCCAATAAGGTTTTAAGGTACCTGTTGAGAAGGGTGAGACGAGGTAGGTTCATTAACTATGGATGGGATCTGCACGGACGGAGGATCCTTGGGCTCTAAATCAACACCAAGAATCTGGACAGGGGGATCTTGGACGGGGAGGATAGAAGTGGAATGGACGTCCTGAGGCTTGGACGACCTATGCTTGGCCTTTTTCTCCCTACGCCTACTTGGGAGGTTCCCCAAGTCAACTCCTTGTGAtagactttttcttttatcaccTACTGATGGACGAGGCTGGGATTGCACCCCCTACTTAACTACCTCGTCCATCACTTCTTTACCCTTGTTCTCCTTCATTGTTGCcatcccttaaaaaaaaaaaaattagagagagacgtcagttaaaaaaaaatggagaaaagaaagatgaaatggaaaataaggaaagaaaactTACGTCCACGGACAGTTAATTTGTGAGCAAGTGCTTCGATGGACGGCTCAAGGCCTAACCCCCAAACAGCAAGACGTCGGAGACTCACCAAAAAATGGAACGTCCTATCAGTGTATAGACGAGCCTTTTGGACTCGTTCAAGGTAGAATATGCTTAAATGAGGTCATCTAACACCtgaaaaaagaagggaaaatagAATTGTCAGATGACCatgattgaaaataaatataataaataacaaaatgacAACTATGAGAATGCCTTCAGGATGAAGGTTCCCTAATTCTCCTGTGTAGGGAGGAAACGGGTCCTTATCAACCTCAATAGAGCGTCTAGCCCAGAAACCAGAGACGAAGAAGAACTCCGTCTTCCAATTCCTATCTGAGGTAACCAAGGACTTTATTAGTCTAAAATCTTTCCCTCTAGCTGTGAACTGATAAAAACCAAGGGATTGGTTAATTTCGGAGGGTTTATAGCAGTAGAGGAACTCGTTCACAGTAAGAGGATGATCCTCCTCAAACACCTCCCTCCATAAAACTTGCATGGAGATAATTAACCTCCAAGCATTGGGGTTGAACTGGCATATACCTAACCCCAACCTAGTGAGCAACTCCCTGGCAAAGGCATTAAGAGGCAACCTCAGACCTCCCAAAAGGTAAGCCTTATAGATGCCAACACCAAAATGAGGTTGGCAACACCACTCCCCATGCACAGGTAACCTGGGGTTTAGGTCATTAGGAATTTGATACCAAGTCTTAAGGGAGTCTAGTCTTTTCTCGTCTATCTTAGAAGCGACCCCTGTAGCACAACTATAGACAATCTCCTCCTTGTCTTGAACAGTAAACGAGGGAGCACTAGTACCAGCTTTAGACTCAGACTCGGCTCTCGTCCTAAGTCCTTCCTGAAGAACCTCTAAAGGAACCCCAGGGACACCAGACGTGTACTCGTCTGTGGTGTTTCCCCCACTGGTGCTATTACTACCACTACTACTATTATCACTAAAACCACTAAAACTACTAGGGTCGTGATACTCATCTATGGCCTTATCAACACTAGTGCTAGACGAAGAAAGGACAATCTCTGACATTTCTTaagaaaacttaaaacttaagGGTAAGGATGAGGAAAATACCTAGATTTAGACGAAGGAAAATTATGGACGCGGGAAACTTCTAAACGAGGCACTAAGACGAAGAATCTCAAGGAAGAAAATTTCAGAAATGTGAAGGGTAACGTGGGAATCCCACTATTTATAGGCAGCAAACTTTGGCATCTGAAATGACACAACCAACCGAAAGATGACACGTGGCGTACTcctaaaaaaaagaacctaCGTGACTAGTCACCAATAAAATCGTGACACGTGGAATGGCATCAGGCTACACATCTCCCTAGATGACCCATggacaagggggcaactgatggtgtaCTATAAAATAAACGAACTCCAAGTTCGTCTGTCCATAAAATGTGCAGATGACCTCTATACATCCCAACTCTACATAAGTCTTGGATGACCCCCACATGAACCTATGTGACTAGTCACCAATAAAATCGTGACACGTGGAATGGCATCAGGCTACACATCTCCCTAGATGACCCATggacaagggggcaactgatggtgtaCTAGAAAATAAACGAACTCCAAGTTCGTCCGTCCATAAAATGTGCAGATGACCTCTATACATCCCAACTCTGCATAAGTCTTGGATGACCCCCACATTCCTACCGATCACAAGAACCAAGGTTTATTACTAAAAACCATTCCCAATAGCGGTTATGGAAAACAAGACCGAGTGATGTAACTTCCATAgcagttatggaagttaccaCCGAGTTTTCCGAGCTCCTTAATTTTAGGGGaagttttcaaataaataactGTTTCCCTAAACCTATATAAACACTTATCTCCGACAATTAAAGGTATGCTCTGACTTCCTAAAAAGACAACCCCCAGAAGTTTGGAATTCTATATTTTCGGAAGAGAATAACTAACTTCATCATTGGAGGATTTGCGACCGGTCAACCCCGGTCTCCTCTgatctttgttttcttcttttttgggccCTCCAAATCATCAAAGTCCGCACCATCCAACTTACTGATTTTCTGATAATTATCAATTATATGTGAgtgtatttgattttctcatgtctcaaatcttcataatatgagacacttatgcacTCTTGCTTTATTTTATACACAATAcgcaaattctttgctactcttaatacatatgcaggtacaatgtgatttggccatcacaaagGATAcatgtgtttatatatgcttgctaaactgtcttaacttgtttttgaaaaataaaattggttagacttgtttagtatgTATGTGTGTCTTTTGATCTAGAAATACTTTACATCTAGATTTGAGCTATGTTTGAGTGCTTAACTTGTTGCTTGGATGCTTGTTTGAGTAGTCATCTTGTTGCCTTTTCATCTTGTGTATTTTTCCTCCCTTGGAAAACCTTGTTTCTCTcttctcgacagctgctcgatagcttcttgacaGTAGCTCGACATAAGTTTCTTCTATCGACATTTCTGGATTTgacctcgatagcttctcaacaGCTAGGTCGATCCATTGAGCCAAATTTTTGTGCTATCTGTCTGCTCGATACATTCTCGACAGATTCTTGATCCATCGAGATTTTTGGGTAGCTTCTCGATAGATTCTCAACACATATCTGGATCTATCGAGGTAATTTTATTTGCTCTCTACTAGCTCGTTAGCAACTCGACAGCTTCTCAATCTGTCGAGACCTTTTTGCATGCATTGTTTTTTacatgttttgcatctttctattatcttgtcatctatagcatcttgtttcattacattcatacATTTATATGGATTCCTTGTGTCctttgatcatctttatgtttctcgGGTGAAGCTTTATAACTTCTTGTACtctttgtcaatcatgacaaaaagggggagaaaatgtgatttctttttaagattctacaagttagggggagaaatacaaGCCTTTGTAAGAGGGAattgtgtttcatcttgttagggggagtgtttaccTCCTTGTATTTTTAGGAGCTTCTTTTAGCTTCTTGTACACCGGTCTTGTGATCatttttacatacattgtgcttatctttgatatatatatatatatatgatgatgtatgtcttctttacctatctttacatgtgttgtttcttctctatctttatactcatgtttctttatgtatgcaatctttatttctgtttcacacataatgccttgatgagttttttttcaAGTGTTTCAAAAAGACAGGTTGTGAAAGTCTATCATGCCGtgaactcttttcttgcaaagtttttcaagagtttgtaatACAACAAGTGGTTATAAGTTAAGTaatttaagacttctctcatgattagttgttttgttgtggttttgtcacggattgctaaagaggaaaattattaaggacatattttatataattggctaatcctttaacaaaatgcactttacttgtaattgggtagatctaggatgagtttagtacttcaagaaataagagttcaagtcaaatattaaagccatgaagattggaccaataaacaagtgaagaaaaactgttcattaaagctgttcattaaaactcgacagatacCTTGACAGAAACagtatctatcgagacttaGGAACGAAACTTGACAGAAGCTGATTTTGTTGAGATCTACGAAAAAAGAATTtgcagatctgatttttggccctaactgacatgtatgtgtagggtttcttttctcataactctagacatatataagacttattttaaaggccgttatACGTAGAGAACACATGCAGAAAGTGAcctagtgccttattctctttgCAAGAAGTTACTACGTCTTTTGccccttagggttttgtaaccaagtacttcttaatcttcattgttgatgaagtgaagaactttgcagccaacaacatcttcaagttgctggagttagtcacgtactaggatccgtgcatctttggttagtcatgtactgggatttGTGCATTAAAtggcgttcatatattaaagagttcagaggttctaaagcagtagaaggtttctactgtAAATTCATCTACGGGGACTGTAGAGCctagggacaaaagttttgtaccAAATCTGAAACTTCtttttactatagtgaattgctttttgggaagatttccctccaggttttttactgtgaaactagtttgtttcataggttttcctaggtcatcatatcttatcCTATTTACTATTTtgctatgcatgatattgatgtttatttgttttaataaggtttattcataataaatctaattaacaacttgggtttaagacttgttaattctatcaactggggtctaaatttcctaaCATGATCatcttttttggtaaatagtGGAGTAATTCATTTGATACTTATCCAAATTgcaaagccttttttttttaatacaaagacttttattagaaaaaaaactAAGACACAGAGAGAGTATCCTCCAAAGTTCTACGCACTGTAATATTGTAATCAAAGAAAAGCAATGACTATTCCCAAATTgcacaaaagttaaaaataaaaataaaaacaaagtttt
This region includes:
- the LOC126708193 gene encoding uncharacterized protein LOC126708193, with product MEADTLAKEASANEAMDEFDEIQYMPSIDFSEVQQIENKGNWMTPILTYLKDGKLPEEKDEARKVRVRLAKYVFIDKVLYKRGFSEPYLRCLALDEANYVLREIHEEACGNHSGAKVLVHKVVRAGYYWPTIQANAKAYIKGLNILGPFPLGTRQMKFLVVGIDYFTKLVEPEPLAKITQQKVKNFIWKNIVCRFGVPRVLISDNGLQFDNTLFKDFCEHFGIQNYSSPAHSQANGQAEVANRSLLKIIKTRLEWVKGVWPDELPGVLWAYRTTVKTPMGETSFKLAYGSEAVIPVEVHMANYRVMKYQDEGNKVQLCLNLDLIDKVRIDTKQRTARYKNLMAKQYDAMVKLRRFNIGDLVLKRVSLATKNPAHGKLGPN